A window of the Linepithema humile isolate Giens D197 chromosome 4, Lhum_UNIL_v1.0, whole genome shotgun sequence genome harbors these coding sequences:
- the LOC105673332 gene encoding uncharacterized protein isoform X1, which translates to MCCQNGVEIKAIFFLRKWKKRMEESPKLFRLPGTIEEEEEEKAAEGQKTRELLESAARAESPLLSHKSVPVLSSLPRNITLVRVSTQSSSIAGGIGRQDSTRSRYRAGPTRKLRRRAVLKNGDCNVLQSRISRRSLRFLQDIFTTLVDTQWRWTLLCFILSFLLSWLGFAVIWWLIAFTHGDFEERHLPPAQLENNWTPCIYNIFSFTSCFLFSIETQHTIGYGGRSTTEECPEAIFVMCIQSVSGVMIQAFMVGIVFAKMTRPKQRTQTLLFSRNAVICQRDGELCLMFRVGDMRKSHIIGANVRAQVIRSKTTKEGEILSQHQQELTVGTDGETGDLFFIWPTIIIHRINESSPFHNMSAEDMLTERFEVVLILEGTIESTGQTTQARSSYLPQEILWGHRFDAMVSYSKERQGYEVDYSLFNSTTQVDTPLCSGRELAEFYRVQDDLRHGAGIPTDEDHLTEKQRWRDYQPINQEQFLAFPDSPRSHNSAENEYHRRSKCSCKCSNCIWHGPQTADVNQSMFDFDPDAIQVMDDVELEKLPEAVNREIMKNSEEIIFEKGEGISTRNLAKLRNEKSKMQEQDSLMREQDSLMQKALINKEKKAAILKSSQEIISEMEKGNGLENIIKDREYKLNEKISEILNSQEDISENKKEDFLERMMVKLNAKSVDVLTDQETICQEKEILESQLVRLDEGKDDIPKTSLHIEEEKLALVKVKEDGKDIRHQIRQPQHEFEKKSKIRSNEFARKDDEACLEKWQKMQKKKYQLIGEQKSSREFNRSLSDNPSTVIFPHKIDRRAFSDFEKNRIDQLVVPYPGQKNPKRNIFLNEKQEFNKSSIDNSSIENDQKSFKTFGRNANQVIVPNQDQRERESSSSEKQKCLLKEFNRGSNDNSVTDNARSFQEFEKKILEEDQKSPRKIKKYPIKSLDRSNGSSVSRPQLNYDFLRRENDNHQVEQCNNVRMENEKALREPLLNRPSKIAIRSKLYINPWSFSPVSDLSPESGFCEGSSEISSREPRSFTRKMLKNIDIDILGRKNSPLESNRLQKNAIEISNPEECATNYVAQTFFYVDNNTQDIDKISLHVNLPSENSIEDNKNSVKHSDTLNTGEQIICTDYEIQAVDEVNKKYRYLNASKKLISNVDDPEEASFTIKKPFVSETKQHSEYQ; encoded by the exons ATGTGCTGCCAGAATGGAGTTGAAATCAAAGCTATTTTCTTCCTGAGGAAGTGGAAGAAGAGAATGGAGGAATCGCCGAAACTCTTCCGACTTCCGGGGACTAtcgaggaggaggaggaggagaaagcGGCGGAGGGTCAGAAGACGCGAGAGTTACTGGAGAGCGCGGCAAGGGCGGAGTCCCCTCTTCTAAGTCACAAGAGTGTCCCGGTGCTTTCTAGTCTACCGAGGAACATCACCCTCGTCAGAGTCAGCACCCAAAGCAGCAGTATCGCTGGCGGTATCGGTCGGCAGGACTCCACTAG GAGCCGATACCGGGCTGGACCGACGCGGAAGCTGCGCCGTCGCGCCGTCCTAAAGAACGGCGATTGCAATGTGCTGCAGTCGCGCATCTCTCGACGATCACTGCGCTTTCTGCAGGACATCTTCACGACCCTGGTGGACACGCAGTGGCGTTGGACTCTGCTGTGCTTCATCCTGAGCTTTCTGCTGTCCTGGCTGGGCTTCGCGGTGATCTGGTGGCTGATCGCCTTCACCCACGGCGACTTCGAGGAGCGTCACCTGCCGCCCGCCCAGCTGGAAAACAACTGGACGCCTTGCATTTACAATATCTTTAGCTTCACCAGCTGCTTCCTCTTCAGTATCGAAACTCAGCACACCATTGGATACGGCGGTCGCTCCACCACGGAAGAATGCCCGGAGGCTATATTTGTCATGTGCATCCAGAGCGTCTCTGGCGTCATGATTCAAGCTTTCATG GTGGGCATCGTGTTCGCGAAGATGACCAGGCCGAAACAGCGCACGCAAACTCTGCTGTTTTCGCGAAACGCCGTCATCTGTCAACGAGACGGCGAGCTCTGTCTCATGTTTCGCGTGGGCGATATGCGCAAAAGTCACATAATTGGCGCGAACGTTCGCGCGCAGGTGATCCGCAGCAAGACGACGAAGGAGGGCGAAATTCTGTCTCAGCATCAGCAGGAGTTAACGGTGGGCACCGACGGCGAGACCGGCGATCTTTTCTTCATCTGGCCGACCATTATCATTCATCGGATCAACGAGTCGTCGCCCTTCCACAACATGTCTGCCGAGGACATGTTAACCGAACGTTTCGAGGTCGTTCTAATCCTGGAAGGTACTATCGAGTCGACTGGACAGACCACCCAAGCCAGATCCAGTTATCTCCCGCAGGAGATTCTGTGGGGTCATCGTTTCGACGCCATGGTGAGCTACTCGAAGGAGCGGCAAGGCTACGAGGTGGACTACTCGCTGTTTAACAGCACCACTCAGGTTGACACCCCATTGTGTTCGGGTAGAGAGCTCGCGGAGTTCTACAGAGTGCAGGATGATCTTCGTCACGGAGCTG GTATTCCGACCGACGAGGATCATTTAACGGAGAAGCAGCGTTGGCGTGATTATCAGCCGATTAATCAAGAACAATTTCTTGCATTCCCGGATTCTCCAAGAAGCCACAACAGCGCCGAGAACGAGTATCACAGGCGAAGTAAATGTTCCTGTAAATGTTCAAACTGCATTTGGCACGGACCGCAAACCGCGGATGTCAATCAATCCATGTTCGATTTCGATCCTGACGCCATTCAGGTGATGGATGATGTTGAACTTGAGAAATTGCCGGAAGCGGTGAACAGAGAAATCATGAAAAATAGTGAGGagattattttcgaaaaaggTGAAGGAATCTCAACCAGAAATCTGGCTAAATTACGTaacgaaaaaagtaaaatgcaaGAGCAAGACAGTTTGATGCGAGAGCAAGACAGTTTGATGCAAAaagctttaattaataaagaaaagaaggcGGCAATTCTGAAAAGTAGTCAAGAAATTATCTCTGAAATGGAAAAAGGAAACGGTTTAGAGAATATAATCAAAGATAGAGAATATAAactgaatgaaaaaataagcGAGATTCTGAATAGTCAAGAagatatttctgaaaataagaaagaagattttttagaaagaatGATGgttaaattaaatgcaaaaagtGTCGATGTCTTAACGGATCAAGAGACAATTTGCcaggaaaaagaaattttagaaagtcAGCTAGTCAGATTAGACGAGGGAAAGGATGACATCCCGAAAACTTCTCTCCATATCGAAGAAGAGAAGCTTGCTCTCGTAAAAGTTAAGGAAGATGGCAAAGATATTAGACATCAGATTAGGCAACCTCAACAtgaattcgaaaaaaaatctaaGATAAGaagtaatgaatttgcaaGGAAGGATGATGAAGCATGCCTTGAAAAGTGGCAAAAAatgcagaagaaaaaatatcagctGATTGGCGAACAAAAATCCTCAAGAGAGTTTAACAGAAGTTTGAGTGATAATCCTTCCACGGTAATTTTTCCACATAAAATAGACAGAAGAGCCTTTAgcgattttgaaaaaaacagaATTGATCAATTGGTCGTGCCATATCCAGGTCAAAAGAATCcgaagagaaatattttcctAAACGAGAAGCAAGAGTTTAATAAAAGTTCGATTGATAATTCTTCTATAGAAAATGatcaaaaatctttcaaaacaTTCGGAAGAAATGCGAATCAAGTAATTGTGCCAAATCAAGATCAAAGGGAAAGAGAATCTTCTTCGAGTGAGAAGCAAAAGTGTCTTTTGAAAGAGTTTAATAGAGGTTCCAATGATAATTCTGTTACAGATAATGCAAGATCTTTTCAAGAATTTGAGAAAAAGATATTAGAGGAAGATCAAAAATCACcaagaaagattaaaaaatatccaatAAAATCTTTGGATCGCTCAAATGGCAGCTCAGTTTCCCGTCCGCAACTGAACTACGATTTTCTTAGACGGGAAAATGACAATCATCAAGTAGAACAGTGCAATAATGTCAGAATGGAGAATGAGAAAGCTCTTAGGGAACCTTTATTAAATCGCCCCTCCAAAATAGCGATACGGagtaaactttatattaatccCTGGTCGTTCTCTCCAGTTTCTGATCTTTCGCCAGAATCAGGTTTTTGCGAAGGAAGTTCAGAGATCAGTTCTAGAGAGCCTCGTTCGTTCACgaggaaaatgttaaagaatattgatattgatattttaggCAGAAAAAACAGTCCTTTGGAAAGCAATAGATTGCAAAAAAACGCGATCGAGATCAGTAATCCGGAAGAATGTGCTACAAATTATGTTgcgcaaacatttttttacgtagACAACAATACTCaggatattgataaaatttctttacacGTTAATTTGCCTTCTGAAAATTCTATCGAGGATAATAAGAATTCCGTAAAGCATTCTGACACTTTAAATACTGGAGAACAAATTATATGCACGGATTATGAGATACAGGCCGTCGATGAAGTAAACaagaaatatagatatttaaatgCATCCAAAAAATTAATCAGCAATGTTGATGATCCAGAGGAGGCCTCCTTTACTATTAAAAAACCATTTGTCTCCGAAACAAAACAACATTCagaatatcaataa
- the LOC105673332 gene encoding uncharacterized protein isoform X3: protein MRRDPRSRYRAGPTRKLRRRAVLKNGDCNVLQSRISRRSLRFLQDIFTTLVDTQWRWTLLCFILSFLLSWLGFAVIWWLIAFTHGDFEERHLPPAQLENNWTPCIYNIFSFTSCFLFSIETQHTIGYGGRSTTEECPEAIFVMCIQSVSGVMIQAFMVGIVFAKMTRPKQRTQTLLFSRNAVICQRDGELCLMFRVGDMRKSHIIGANVRAQVIRSKTTKEGEILSQHQQELTVGTDGETGDLFFIWPTIIIHRINESSPFHNMSAEDMLTERFEVVLILEGTIESTGQTTQARSSYLPQEILWGHRFDAMVSYSKERQGYEVDYSLFNSTTQVDTPLCSGRELAEFYRVQDDLRHGAGIPTDEDHLTEKQRWRDYQPINQEQFLAFPDSPRSHNSAENEYHRRSKCSCKCSNCIWHGPQTADVNQSMFDFDPDAIQVMDDVELEKLPEAVNREIMKNSEEIIFEKGEGISTRNLAKLRNEKSKMQEQDSLMREQDSLMQKALINKEKKAAILKSSQEIISEMEKGNGLENIIKDREYKLNEKISEILNSQEDISENKKEDFLERMMVKLNAKSVDVLTDQETICQEKEILESQLVRLDEGKDDIPKTSLHIEEEKLALVKVKEDGKDIRHQIRQPQHEFEKKSKIRSNEFARKDDEACLEKWQKMQKKKYQLIGEQKSSREFNRSLSDNPSTVIFPHKIDRRAFSDFEKNRIDQLVVPYPGQKNPKRNIFLNEKQEFNKSSIDNSSIENDQKSFKTFGRNANQVIVPNQDQRERESSSSEKQKCLLKEFNRGSNDNSVTDNARSFQEFEKKILEEDQKSPRKIKKYPIKSLDRSNGSSVSRPQLNYDFLRRENDNHQVEQCNNVRMENEKALREPLLNRPSKIAIRSKLYINPWSFSPVSDLSPESGFCEGSSEISSREPRSFTRKMLKNIDIDILGRKNSPLESNRLQKNAIEISNPEECATNYVAQTFFYVDNNTQDIDKISLHVNLPSENSIEDNKNSVKHSDTLNTGEQIICTDYEIQAVDEVNKKYRYLNASKKLISNVDDPEEASFTIKKPFVSETKQHSEYQ from the exons ATGCGCAGAGATCCGCG GAGCCGATACCGGGCTGGACCGACGCGGAAGCTGCGCCGTCGCGCCGTCCTAAAGAACGGCGATTGCAATGTGCTGCAGTCGCGCATCTCTCGACGATCACTGCGCTTTCTGCAGGACATCTTCACGACCCTGGTGGACACGCAGTGGCGTTGGACTCTGCTGTGCTTCATCCTGAGCTTTCTGCTGTCCTGGCTGGGCTTCGCGGTGATCTGGTGGCTGATCGCCTTCACCCACGGCGACTTCGAGGAGCGTCACCTGCCGCCCGCCCAGCTGGAAAACAACTGGACGCCTTGCATTTACAATATCTTTAGCTTCACCAGCTGCTTCCTCTTCAGTATCGAAACTCAGCACACCATTGGATACGGCGGTCGCTCCACCACGGAAGAATGCCCGGAGGCTATATTTGTCATGTGCATCCAGAGCGTCTCTGGCGTCATGATTCAAGCTTTCATG GTGGGCATCGTGTTCGCGAAGATGACCAGGCCGAAACAGCGCACGCAAACTCTGCTGTTTTCGCGAAACGCCGTCATCTGTCAACGAGACGGCGAGCTCTGTCTCATGTTTCGCGTGGGCGATATGCGCAAAAGTCACATAATTGGCGCGAACGTTCGCGCGCAGGTGATCCGCAGCAAGACGACGAAGGAGGGCGAAATTCTGTCTCAGCATCAGCAGGAGTTAACGGTGGGCACCGACGGCGAGACCGGCGATCTTTTCTTCATCTGGCCGACCATTATCATTCATCGGATCAACGAGTCGTCGCCCTTCCACAACATGTCTGCCGAGGACATGTTAACCGAACGTTTCGAGGTCGTTCTAATCCTGGAAGGTACTATCGAGTCGACTGGACAGACCACCCAAGCCAGATCCAGTTATCTCCCGCAGGAGATTCTGTGGGGTCATCGTTTCGACGCCATGGTGAGCTACTCGAAGGAGCGGCAAGGCTACGAGGTGGACTACTCGCTGTTTAACAGCACCACTCAGGTTGACACCCCATTGTGTTCGGGTAGAGAGCTCGCGGAGTTCTACAGAGTGCAGGATGATCTTCGTCACGGAGCTG GTATTCCGACCGACGAGGATCATTTAACGGAGAAGCAGCGTTGGCGTGATTATCAGCCGATTAATCAAGAACAATTTCTTGCATTCCCGGATTCTCCAAGAAGCCACAACAGCGCCGAGAACGAGTATCACAGGCGAAGTAAATGTTCCTGTAAATGTTCAAACTGCATTTGGCACGGACCGCAAACCGCGGATGTCAATCAATCCATGTTCGATTTCGATCCTGACGCCATTCAGGTGATGGATGATGTTGAACTTGAGAAATTGCCGGAAGCGGTGAACAGAGAAATCATGAAAAATAGTGAGGagattattttcgaaaaaggTGAAGGAATCTCAACCAGAAATCTGGCTAAATTACGTaacgaaaaaagtaaaatgcaaGAGCAAGACAGTTTGATGCGAGAGCAAGACAGTTTGATGCAAAaagctttaattaataaagaaaagaaggcGGCAATTCTGAAAAGTAGTCAAGAAATTATCTCTGAAATGGAAAAAGGAAACGGTTTAGAGAATATAATCAAAGATAGAGAATATAAactgaatgaaaaaataagcGAGATTCTGAATAGTCAAGAagatatttctgaaaataagaaagaagattttttagaaagaatGATGgttaaattaaatgcaaaaagtGTCGATGTCTTAACGGATCAAGAGACAATTTGCcaggaaaaagaaattttagaaagtcAGCTAGTCAGATTAGACGAGGGAAAGGATGACATCCCGAAAACTTCTCTCCATATCGAAGAAGAGAAGCTTGCTCTCGTAAAAGTTAAGGAAGATGGCAAAGATATTAGACATCAGATTAGGCAACCTCAACAtgaattcgaaaaaaaatctaaGATAAGaagtaatgaatttgcaaGGAAGGATGATGAAGCATGCCTTGAAAAGTGGCAAAAAatgcagaagaaaaaatatcagctGATTGGCGAACAAAAATCCTCAAGAGAGTTTAACAGAAGTTTGAGTGATAATCCTTCCACGGTAATTTTTCCACATAAAATAGACAGAAGAGCCTTTAgcgattttgaaaaaaacagaATTGATCAATTGGTCGTGCCATATCCAGGTCAAAAGAATCcgaagagaaatattttcctAAACGAGAAGCAAGAGTTTAATAAAAGTTCGATTGATAATTCTTCTATAGAAAATGatcaaaaatctttcaaaacaTTCGGAAGAAATGCGAATCAAGTAATTGTGCCAAATCAAGATCAAAGGGAAAGAGAATCTTCTTCGAGTGAGAAGCAAAAGTGTCTTTTGAAAGAGTTTAATAGAGGTTCCAATGATAATTCTGTTACAGATAATGCAAGATCTTTTCAAGAATTTGAGAAAAAGATATTAGAGGAAGATCAAAAATCACcaagaaagattaaaaaatatccaatAAAATCTTTGGATCGCTCAAATGGCAGCTCAGTTTCCCGTCCGCAACTGAACTACGATTTTCTTAGACGGGAAAATGACAATCATCAAGTAGAACAGTGCAATAATGTCAGAATGGAGAATGAGAAAGCTCTTAGGGAACCTTTATTAAATCGCCCCTCCAAAATAGCGATACGGagtaaactttatattaatccCTGGTCGTTCTCTCCAGTTTCTGATCTTTCGCCAGAATCAGGTTTTTGCGAAGGAAGTTCAGAGATCAGTTCTAGAGAGCCTCGTTCGTTCACgaggaaaatgttaaagaatattgatattgatattttaggCAGAAAAAACAGTCCTTTGGAAAGCAATAGATTGCAAAAAAACGCGATCGAGATCAGTAATCCGGAAGAATGTGCTACAAATTATGTTgcgcaaacatttttttacgtagACAACAATACTCaggatattgataaaatttctttacacGTTAATTTGCCTTCTGAAAATTCTATCGAGGATAATAAGAATTCCGTAAAGCATTCTGACACTTTAAATACTGGAGAACAAATTATATGCACGGATTATGAGATACAGGCCGTCGATGAAGTAAACaagaaatatagatatttaaatgCATCCAAAAAATTAATCAGCAATGTTGATGATCCAGAGGAGGCCTCCTTTACTATTAAAAAACCATTTGTCTCCGAAACAAAACAACATTCagaatatcaataa
- the LOC105673332 gene encoding uncharacterized protein isoform X2, with protein sequence MNGINGMNGNVLKMGDKSPSPDYGDEQKLISSTTPTTPMIVRVTKNSYSSLKYRSRYRAGPTRKLRRRAVLKNGDCNVLQSRISRRSLRFLQDIFTTLVDTQWRWTLLCFILSFLLSWLGFAVIWWLIAFTHGDFEERHLPPAQLENNWTPCIYNIFSFTSCFLFSIETQHTIGYGGRSTTEECPEAIFVMCIQSVSGVMIQAFMVGIVFAKMTRPKQRTQTLLFSRNAVICQRDGELCLMFRVGDMRKSHIIGANVRAQVIRSKTTKEGEILSQHQQELTVGTDGETGDLFFIWPTIIIHRINESSPFHNMSAEDMLTERFEVVLILEGTIESTGQTTQARSSYLPQEILWGHRFDAMVSYSKERQGYEVDYSLFNSTTQVDTPLCSGRELAEFYRVQDDLRHGAGIPTDEDHLTEKQRWRDYQPINQEQFLAFPDSPRSHNSAENEYHRRSKCSCKCSNCIWHGPQTADVNQSMFDFDPDAIQVMDDVELEKLPEAVNREIMKNSEEIIFEKGEGISTRNLAKLRNEKSKMQEQDSLMREQDSLMQKALINKEKKAAILKSSQEIISEMEKGNGLENIIKDREYKLNEKISEILNSQEDISENKKEDFLERMMVKLNAKSVDVLTDQETICQEKEILESQLVRLDEGKDDIPKTSLHIEEEKLALVKVKEDGKDIRHQIRQPQHEFEKKSKIRSNEFARKDDEACLEKWQKMQKKKYQLIGEQKSSREFNRSLSDNPSTVIFPHKIDRRAFSDFEKNRIDQLVVPYPGQKNPKRNIFLNEKQEFNKSSIDNSSIENDQKSFKTFGRNANQVIVPNQDQRERESSSSEKQKCLLKEFNRGSNDNSVTDNARSFQEFEKKILEEDQKSPRKIKKYPIKSLDRSNGSSVSRPQLNYDFLRRENDNHQVEQCNNVRMENEKALREPLLNRPSKIAIRSKLYINPWSFSPVSDLSPESGFCEGSSEISSREPRSFTRKMLKNIDIDILGRKNSPLESNRLQKNAIEISNPEECATNYVAQTFFYVDNNTQDIDKISLHVNLPSENSIEDNKNSVKHSDTLNTGEQIICTDYEIQAVDEVNKKYRYLNASKKLISNVDDPEEASFTIKKPFVSETKQHSEYQ encoded by the exons ATGAATGGAATAAATGGGATGAATGGCAATGTGCTGAAGATGGGTGATAAATCTCCATCGCCGGATTACGGCGacgaacaaaaattaatttcatcgaCCACGCCGACAACGCCAATGATTGTGCGAGTGACAAAAAATTCATACTCCTCCCTCAAGTACAG GAGCCGATACCGGGCTGGACCGACGCGGAAGCTGCGCCGTCGCGCCGTCCTAAAGAACGGCGATTGCAATGTGCTGCAGTCGCGCATCTCTCGACGATCACTGCGCTTTCTGCAGGACATCTTCACGACCCTGGTGGACACGCAGTGGCGTTGGACTCTGCTGTGCTTCATCCTGAGCTTTCTGCTGTCCTGGCTGGGCTTCGCGGTGATCTGGTGGCTGATCGCCTTCACCCACGGCGACTTCGAGGAGCGTCACCTGCCGCCCGCCCAGCTGGAAAACAACTGGACGCCTTGCATTTACAATATCTTTAGCTTCACCAGCTGCTTCCTCTTCAGTATCGAAACTCAGCACACCATTGGATACGGCGGTCGCTCCACCACGGAAGAATGCCCGGAGGCTATATTTGTCATGTGCATCCAGAGCGTCTCTGGCGTCATGATTCAAGCTTTCATG GTGGGCATCGTGTTCGCGAAGATGACCAGGCCGAAACAGCGCACGCAAACTCTGCTGTTTTCGCGAAACGCCGTCATCTGTCAACGAGACGGCGAGCTCTGTCTCATGTTTCGCGTGGGCGATATGCGCAAAAGTCACATAATTGGCGCGAACGTTCGCGCGCAGGTGATCCGCAGCAAGACGACGAAGGAGGGCGAAATTCTGTCTCAGCATCAGCAGGAGTTAACGGTGGGCACCGACGGCGAGACCGGCGATCTTTTCTTCATCTGGCCGACCATTATCATTCATCGGATCAACGAGTCGTCGCCCTTCCACAACATGTCTGCCGAGGACATGTTAACCGAACGTTTCGAGGTCGTTCTAATCCTGGAAGGTACTATCGAGTCGACTGGACAGACCACCCAAGCCAGATCCAGTTATCTCCCGCAGGAGATTCTGTGGGGTCATCGTTTCGACGCCATGGTGAGCTACTCGAAGGAGCGGCAAGGCTACGAGGTGGACTACTCGCTGTTTAACAGCACCACTCAGGTTGACACCCCATTGTGTTCGGGTAGAGAGCTCGCGGAGTTCTACAGAGTGCAGGATGATCTTCGTCACGGAGCTG GTATTCCGACCGACGAGGATCATTTAACGGAGAAGCAGCGTTGGCGTGATTATCAGCCGATTAATCAAGAACAATTTCTTGCATTCCCGGATTCTCCAAGAAGCCACAACAGCGCCGAGAACGAGTATCACAGGCGAAGTAAATGTTCCTGTAAATGTTCAAACTGCATTTGGCACGGACCGCAAACCGCGGATGTCAATCAATCCATGTTCGATTTCGATCCTGACGCCATTCAGGTGATGGATGATGTTGAACTTGAGAAATTGCCGGAAGCGGTGAACAGAGAAATCATGAAAAATAGTGAGGagattattttcgaaaaaggTGAAGGAATCTCAACCAGAAATCTGGCTAAATTACGTaacgaaaaaagtaaaatgcaaGAGCAAGACAGTTTGATGCGAGAGCAAGACAGTTTGATGCAAAaagctttaattaataaagaaaagaaggcGGCAATTCTGAAAAGTAGTCAAGAAATTATCTCTGAAATGGAAAAAGGAAACGGTTTAGAGAATATAATCAAAGATAGAGAATATAAactgaatgaaaaaataagcGAGATTCTGAATAGTCAAGAagatatttctgaaaataagaaagaagattttttagaaagaatGATGgttaaattaaatgcaaaaagtGTCGATGTCTTAACGGATCAAGAGACAATTTGCcaggaaaaagaaattttagaaagtcAGCTAGTCAGATTAGACGAGGGAAAGGATGACATCCCGAAAACTTCTCTCCATATCGAAGAAGAGAAGCTTGCTCTCGTAAAAGTTAAGGAAGATGGCAAAGATATTAGACATCAGATTAGGCAACCTCAACAtgaattcgaaaaaaaatctaaGATAAGaagtaatgaatttgcaaGGAAGGATGATGAAGCATGCCTTGAAAAGTGGCAAAAAatgcagaagaaaaaatatcagctGATTGGCGAACAAAAATCCTCAAGAGAGTTTAACAGAAGTTTGAGTGATAATCCTTCCACGGTAATTTTTCCACATAAAATAGACAGAAGAGCCTTTAgcgattttgaaaaaaacagaATTGATCAATTGGTCGTGCCATATCCAGGTCAAAAGAATCcgaagagaaatattttcctAAACGAGAAGCAAGAGTTTAATAAAAGTTCGATTGATAATTCTTCTATAGAAAATGatcaaaaatctttcaaaacaTTCGGAAGAAATGCGAATCAAGTAATTGTGCCAAATCAAGATCAAAGGGAAAGAGAATCTTCTTCGAGTGAGAAGCAAAAGTGTCTTTTGAAAGAGTTTAATAGAGGTTCCAATGATAATTCTGTTACAGATAATGCAAGATCTTTTCAAGAATTTGAGAAAAAGATATTAGAGGAAGATCAAAAATCACcaagaaagattaaaaaatatccaatAAAATCTTTGGATCGCTCAAATGGCAGCTCAGTTTCCCGTCCGCAACTGAACTACGATTTTCTTAGACGGGAAAATGACAATCATCAAGTAGAACAGTGCAATAATGTCAGAATGGAGAATGAGAAAGCTCTTAGGGAACCTTTATTAAATCGCCCCTCCAAAATAGCGATACGGagtaaactttatattaatccCTGGTCGTTCTCTCCAGTTTCTGATCTTTCGCCAGAATCAGGTTTTTGCGAAGGAAGTTCAGAGATCAGTTCTAGAGAGCCTCGTTCGTTCACgaggaaaatgttaaagaatattgatattgatattttaggCAGAAAAAACAGTCCTTTGGAAAGCAATAGATTGCAAAAAAACGCGATCGAGATCAGTAATCCGGAAGAATGTGCTACAAATTATGTTgcgcaaacatttttttacgtagACAACAATACTCaggatattgataaaatttctttacacGTTAATTTGCCTTCTGAAAATTCTATCGAGGATAATAAGAATTCCGTAAAGCATTCTGACACTTTAAATACTGGAGAACAAATTATATGCACGGATTATGAGATACAGGCCGTCGATGAAGTAAACaagaaatatagatatttaaatgCATCCAAAAAATTAATCAGCAATGTTGATGATCCAGAGGAGGCCTCCTTTACTATTAAAAAACCATTTGTCTCCGAAACAAAACAACATTCagaatatcaataa